The Lipingzhangella halophila genomic interval ACGCGACCATGTCCTGGACGCCCGACTTCGACGCCCCGGCGAGCCCTCCCCCGCAGGACGCCGAGCAAGACTCCCCGGAAGCACCCGACGACCCGCAGGCAACGGTACGGTTTCGCCCCGAATGGCTGCAGGAGAAGCCATCGGCTGACGAGTAGCCACCTCGGGTACACATCAGCCGCGGCCCCAAGTTCGATGCGCCACGCGCGCGGCCCACGACTGCGAGGCGTTCGTCTGCGGCGACGATACAGAAACACCTCCCAAGTCAGCGCTTTTCCTCCCGATCCGCGGAACCGAAGGAACAGCACCGCCCGGGCGATCCCTCCGGCCCGATGCGGGCAACACCGCAATGGGCAACCGCCGTGGTCGCGCCGTTTCCCGGGCAGACCACGGCGACCGGTCACGCGATGACCGCGACCGCCTCGACCTCAACCAGCTGGTGGTCGTATCCCAGGCAGGCAACGCCTAGCAGCGTGCTCGGGGCATCGTGCTCCGTGAAGTGGGAACGGACGACGTCCCAGGTGACCACCAGGTCGGCCTGCTCCGACGACGCCACGTAGACCGTGGTCTTCACGACGTCGGTGAGCGCAGCACCCGCCTCCTTGAGGGTGGTGGCGAGGTTGCGCATCACCTGCTCAGCCTGGCCCGCGTAGTCGCCGACGGCCACCGTGTTGCCCTCGGCATCCAACGGGCAGGCTCCCGCTGTGTAGATGGACCGCGACGGCGCCGATGTCACCGCCGCGTAGGCGTAGTCGACCTGGTCGGTGAGCACGCCGCTTCTGACCAGTTGAATGTTGGCGGCACCCGCCATAGCTCTCCTACTTCTCTGTTGTTCGGCGCGTTCTCAGTCAGCGCTCGAGACGCCTGGACTACTCGCCAAGATTACAGATTGCGGATAGCGGGCCGGGGCCTGGTGGCCCGGCGGAACGCCGGGCCACCAGCACGCGTGTTCGAGGGAACTGGTGCCTCCCGCGACCGTGTGGGGTGACGCGGGGATCCCTGCCGGGTTCTCCCGCGGGATCGTGGAGTACGATGCCGGAGCAATTTGTCCGGTACGTGCGGCTTGCGCGACAACCAGAGATGCACGTCACCGGCCTGGGCCGGGACCGGCGCGTTGCCCGGATCCGCCTGGTCCGGGTGGGTCCGACGCT includes:
- a CDS encoding RidA family protein, with the translated sequence MAGAANIQLVRSGVLTDQVDYAYAAVTSAPSRSIYTAGACPLDAEGNTVAVGDYAGQAEQVMRNLATTLKEAGAALTDVVKTTVYVASSEQADLVVTWDVVRSHFTEHDAPSTLLGVACLGYDHQLVEVEAVAVIA